From a single Leishmania infantum JPCM5 genome chromosome 36 genomic region:
- a CDS encoding putative sterol 24-c-methyltransferase: MSAGGRETAPTNLIRRRNKDETNGDVSAAADRFRDRFEKATLEERKAATTTMVNEYYDLVTDFYEYGWGQNFHFAPRYAGETFFESLARHEYFLAARGGFMEGDHIVDVGCGVGGPARNMVRLTRCNVIGVNNNDYQISRARRHDALAGMSSKIDYVKTDFCNMSLADNTFDGAYAIEATCHAKDKVKCYSEVFRVIKPGTCFVLYEWCMTDKYNPNDEYHRTIKHRIELGDGLPEMETCKQVIEYMKQAGFVVEEAIDVISQFESSPIKSIPWYQPLVGDYSSLQGLRSTPIGRILTNVMCRVLEFARLAPKGTYKATEVLEEAAESLVVGGQLGIFTPSFYIRARKPSKQA, encoded by the coding sequence ATGTCCGCCGGTGGCCGTGAGACCGCGCCGACGAACCTGATTCGTCGCCGCAACAAGGACGAGACAAACGGGGatgtcagcgccgccgccgaccgcTTCCGCGACCGCTTCGAGAAGGCAACCCTCGAGGAGCGCAaggccgccaccacgacgaTGGTCAACGAGTACTACGACCTGGTGACGGACTTCTACGAGTACGGCTGGGGCCAGAACTTCCATTTCGCGCCGCGCTACGCCGGCGAGACCTTCTTCGAGTCCCTCGCGCGCCACGAGTACTTCCTGGCCGCTCGCGGCGGCTTCATGGAGGGCGACCACATCGTCGACGTGggctgcggcgtcggcggtcCGGCGCGCAACATGGTTCGCCTCACGCGCTGCAACGTCATCGGCGTCAACAACAACGATTACCAGATCAGCCGCGCTCGCCGTCATGACGCGCTCGCCGGTATGAGCTCCAAGATCGACTACGTCAAGACCGACTTCTGCAACATGAGCTTAGCCGACAACACCTTCGACGGCGCCTACGCCATCGAGGCCACCTGCCACGCAAAGGACAAGGTCAAGTGCTATAGCGAGGTCTTCCGTGTCATCAAGCCCGGCACCTGCTTTGTCCTGTACGAGTGGTGCATGACCGACAAGTACAACCCCAATGACGAGTACCACCGCACAATCAAGCACCGCATCGAGCTGGGCGACGGCCTGCCGGAGATGGAGACGTGCAAACAGGTGATCGAGTACATGAAGCAGGCCGGCTtcgtggtggaggaggccatAGACGTCATCAGTCAGTTCGAGTCCAGCCCCATCAAGAGTATCCCGTGGTACCAGCCGCTGGTCGGCGACTATTCGTCCCTGCAGGGCCTGCGCTCTACCCCGATTGGCCGCATCCTCACGAACGTCATGTGTCGCGTGCTGGAGTTCGCGCGCCTAGCTCCGAAGGGCACGTACAAGGCGACGGAGGTTTtggaggaggctgcggaAAGCCTGGTGGTGGGCGGTCAGCTCGGCATCTTCACGCCGTCCTTCTACATCCGCGCTCGCAAGCCGTCCAAGCAGGCTTAG